Part of the Danaus plexippus chromosome 23, MEX_DaPlex, whole genome shotgun sequence genome is shown below.
ATTATAGAAGTGAAAAAGATTAGTTTTAGTGAggcaaaatataatgaatcgACTTGGCGAGTTTAGTTGTAAAAGCAAccttatttagtttaattacaatgtatacttttataaataaaacaattttcttagAACTGTTATTATGATAAGGTCTAAAAACACTTCAACAGTTGGCTatgctaataatttaaaaaaacattctctACTTAATGCCACAACGAGGAAAATGTACaagttttctttgaaatataacgAGAATGATAACTTTATGatgaaaaaaactttaagCATACGAAAATGGTCTCAGCATTTTACATACCGTCGTAATGTTGGGAACGatactaaaaatttttgatacaaCATAAAGATTTTATCGCACCTAAGCTCTTTAAtgcaatttttatgtatagaaTCTTATATTCCCAAAATGTGTTAAATCTTTTGTCGATATGGATAGTGATAACAATTTTTACGATTTCTAAATCCTAAAACATAACAgcatgtttttaaaacattaaatgggAAAATGGGGAACTTAAATCGAATAACTCAAcagtatatgaaaaaaaaaatatacttacagtttgaacataatattatgctaaaaaaaatattaaaattaagtcatAGCtgctgttataaaaattatcacataCCATATTTTCTGTTTATGTCACAAAGTTTGCGATCCTCAATGTATTGAAGAAGGAATAACGAAAAAAAGTTGTCAATGTAGGTACTTAATTGTGGAAAGTAGACGAAGTTACGTTTatctctaaaataattttaacttcttATTAGAGAATTTTGGTATGTACTTTCAAATAACTTAGTATTAGTGGAATGAaagcttttatatttctttaactcatttattttttcgatAAAATAGTACAAATTATGCAGTACtaagtcttataaataaatacaaactagGCTCACAGGGCCGTTTATCGTAAACAAGGCAGACTATATTACATCTAAAATTTGCTGGGATGAATATTTGAAAGGATATTATTTGCAGcccatatatattattataaaagaaatatatataatgctgCAGAAATACTAGTTGCAAGAGAAGGATTATTAAAAGCTAGAACGGTGGCACTATTGTACATTACAAGAATCATTGCACAGTcgataaaatacaaagaaagaTTCGTTCCTACGGAGAATTGAGATTGCTACATCGTCTTCATGTTTAGATATATACAtgtctaataataaatgaaaagagtACTGCTACTGAATTTTAtacttctataaaattatcataattattattatatgattttattattattcgatAGCATATGTGCTAAAGTTGACTATGCAATCTGATCCAAGTCAAGCTGAGAGTAGAATGTTTACAAATTCTATTGAAGTCACTATCAGCTTTTAGTGTCGATTGCTTTTATATAGTGCTTTCGCAGTCTTTGTTTTCCCAATAACACTTCTTCGTGTTACAAACTCTGGGGGTAGGAGTAAATAAATGACGTTGCTACTTGTCTCATTTAATAGGTCAAAAAAGGTGACACTCCATAAATACATCCGTACATACAAccttaaattacaattaaaataatctacgggaataaatacacttaatctaaaataaatatgaagtcATATCTTGGTAATTTAAGCTGTTCCTGGAGCTGTGATGTATACGGGGGAGGGTGTTCTGTGTTTCGGCACAGAGTAAGCTCTATTTGTTGGCCAATCTTTACCATACCCACCTCCGGACCCGTAGGAGTAACTGTTGCTATACTCGCTATTATAATCCGATGCGTCAGTGCCGAAGTACGAGTAATGCGTCATTGGATGATGGTGCTGGAAAGACACGTATTTGTAGACAGAGATAGaaatattctgtatttttttttatatttatcgacatggttaattttaatattataaatgatacttCAGTTATCTAGAAGCTTTTTTATTAAGAGGACTCGATAAATAGTGTTggattattgatttttattgagTGTTGCAATCGCAAATAATGGACTGCCATTGACAAGTCAGATATAATTCGTCAAAGGCTTCTGTTCAATTCATATATTACCTTTTTATTCACAGATTTGTACCCATCCAgtatgtatttgaataaattaaactaaatttatcgGATAATAGGcgtttttgattattttataactacataaagccgacgtttcggttcctttccAGCAACCGTGATAAGGGTAGCATCCGAAGCACCTAATTTCCTCTAAATATCtacacgcgaaaatcttagatatcatgtATCTGTATAggatagaaatttatatatctctccaatattattatagtataattcataaaaattgtagATGCGTCATTaagaatactttaatattatgagtTCGAGGATAATACTTCTAGGTGAAACGTAACTATTTTTGTTCAAACTGTTTATAGATCAgcggatttattataaacatatcaaaTACAATCCATTACGTTCGCTGTAACAAAGTAATAGAAAACAAACACCATTGAGAATAACTCGATATATATCGCGATGACCCACATAGCGATGGTATAAGAAATGAAGTTTTTGACTCTATCAGGAAAACTTAACAATGTTACCAATTGTATTATCGATCAATCTTCGCTCTTATTTATTGTCCTAATCTATAATATATCCTTCATAGTCTAGTAAAGTTATAAGTATTCTTTTGttacaagtaaatataacaaacgaATGGCACCAATATTACCATGTCGTTTAAAATCACgagtgatttttaattttattgtagttattttaaaatttaactcaattaaaattcatgagaCGCTCAcgttagttaatattttaattttaatgttaatgtaatgcatactaaaatttattgtaaaaattttatattagtgttacattataaaataataattttaatttgagaaAACAAGCTTTGGATCTGTAATCATAAGTGAATACATCAAAGACTAACGcatttatttctaatgaaTGATTGTGAGAAAATTTCTctttaataagatttcattgaataaaattttatctgccGAACCAAGTTCCTTTTCTAATCCTTAACGATAGACGGACAAGTTCATAACTTTATCTTTCTTTCCTTCTTGGAACTGAGAGTTTGTCTGTAAcgtcttttaaatattctctttaAAGGTACGAACTTTCAATCCTTTCTAGCTTCAAAATAACTTTTCGTTTATACGATAaggattataaatatgatattattatgtctttaatagatataaattaataccaaGCCTATTATACAAGTAAGATAGTGGAAAGATTTTGAAGAGATTTTggcaaatataaaagatttacatTAGGCTTTGATAACTTGGAACCAATTACCGTAATGTTGGTGTTGATAAATTTGACTTcaactattttaatgttaaacattgatattttaattattgtaatcgAATGTTCTCACACAACGTAAGATAAAGGTCTAAGTCATGAGAATAATACTTAGAAATTGATAGTATCTTTGAGGTTTGAAAAAAGTAGATAAGAAAAATCATGTTAATCTTTCTTTTTCATCTTTCTTTTACTTATACTTCTGTTCATCTTTCTTTTACTTATACTTGTTCGTCTATATTgctaattacatttttaaactacattgCCACGTCATGTCCCAAATATCcgtgataaaattatactatttagATTTTAGTATAGTTACCTTGCAAGCCTTGAGAGTACTAAGAAGACTGGGAACGAGTAAGGCAGCAATCAGCAAGAGTTTCTTAATCATCATCACGGCCATAAGAATGGGTATAAGAAGCATTTTGGTTTTCATTGTTGCCATGAGGTTCAGAAGTGGAATCATTACAGCCAGCTTCTTTTTCTTGCCACGgcctaaaaaattaaagatttatttgacttgaccgttaaaaaaaaacagttttttctcaaattttattacaaatcgtatcaatagaataaaaatgaagaaaaagGTGATTTctccctctctctctctctttatatatatatatatatataaacattccgtgcaaatatttaatataggatctatatacaataatagcCTATGCGATAAGCTTCTTCAACTTAAGACATTATGTATGTTgtctattaaataatcttatccAGAGTAATGAACAGCAATTAATAtatctcatttaaaatataatatacattttgtatacatttataatcacTGGTTGGTTATGATAATATGTctgtatgattttatattaatttcgtaGTTAACACCGTTAGTAATGTActtcaaaatttcaaaacattcaATGTACAAAAGATGTTTTCATTCTAATTATTTACTGAATCTGTTTCGTATTCGACATGTCCAACTTTCCGCGTTCATGCTTCTCACGCTCCGAtaccattaattttaaaattaacctgaTCTATATAACTGTATTTGCTTAAACGATTTGTATCGTACTGAACCGATTTAATAAAGTTCATGTAGTAACTGCAAGTCAATAATGAAACActagttttgttaatatatttataaaaaatattataatgataggtacatttttgttttattataaatattttgttcgaCTAAGTATTTTGAAACGGCTAAGagttataatgtatatgacattataatttttaattttatttattattactaaagttCTTTACATAAATAGATTTTCAAAGCAGTTTTGAAAAATTACGTAACTTATAATccaaatttaagttatataaatgtgaaatataatgtgataattaatttagacacaaaaaatctaaatatgtatttatcattttcttaAAAGGTTTTCAAACGGTTTCCAGGaagtatatctttataaatcattaatgtTCTGTTTCCATCCAGAATTGTttcttaactttaattaataatatcaatatgtaATGAATTTCAATATGAGCTATCGTATTTCAAAAccaatagtaaaataattactaaaattagATAATGATTGCAAAGTTTACAAAACAGAAACAGAGCCCTACCACATAGTAACATCAGAATGAAAAGGAATGCAggttcattatttaaacatattttcaatttaacaaataaactaGGTAAATACGCTATGATACTATTCGGTCttgaaataatcattttatttagtaaagtGTTAAGTGgacaatgaaaaacaaaatatatgtgaagatactttttaaattaatacttgaTAAATGATACAATGTCTCTGGATTCTTGTGCCGAagtcaataacaaaaaaaaaaaaaacaaaaaaaaatcaagagaaagattcaacaaataaatattttctgcaAATTTCATTGAatcgtaataatataattttgatattattctataaataaagttatactaACTCACTCATTATGTTTGTAAGTGGCCGTAagtcaaaatacaaatataatttttatttgagaatataatttatattttttgtccaaatgaaataaaattcataaggaatcatttaactttgtttatgacatcataaaaattaaaagctgTACTTAGTGTAATGAGATCGTCTATAACTATAACTACacgttttctatttaatataaattgaaccCTGTCTGTGGTGATACTTAGGAAATACGTACCTACATATATCCAATATTGCCTGACACAATAAGCACCAATGTTTACTCGTTTAATAATGATTGTATAGATAATGTTTATTCATATTCgtcttgattaattttttaattatatatataaagaaaaagtaatgaatctgtgtatcaatttttttaaaggattaCTATACGTATTGGCTGATGCTGTAAAACTAGTTAAGGAGCTGAAAAGACCATTCAAAATTACTCCTGTACAATAAGCTGTTTTTATGCCaatctatttaaatagatttcattAATTAGATAAGAAATGAAAACCCTTTTTTTGCAGAAAcaatgttttcatatattatttttgaaacaaatatcTTTATCGGCTGTATCTTTCAATTTGTATGCTCCCTTTGAAACCTATACAAATAAAGGTATTCAGTTCGTGTTTAAATTATCGCGAATACTAACGTTCAATCAACATTATGGCGGGGGCAAAACTAATGATCAATTTAAAGCGATCTGTATCAAACGGAGGATTTTCCTGTTCTGACTTATGTCTTGTATGTAATATTGAGATCAAAGCGAATGTTGTAAAAAGGATAATCCATTTTTAAAAGGGTCGTGAAGTGTCAATTGTTTGAATCTAAGAGTACTTTGTTCTGACACTGACAACTacttacgtattttattttaatattaaaatcgaatGAATGGACGAagaaatgaatgaatgaattaattaatttatacatgatcgaatgattttatatactaaaataaatctgCATGAACTCAATTTGGAATAGCCTACAAATTACTATTTCCCGATCAAATCAATTGCGATTCAAATGCATGGAGTCTTGATATAACAAATTGTAAGGGAAGATAGCAATCAACTAATTGAATCGATTTAACATCACTTGTTTACACGATCCAACATGTACTATctcatcaataaatataaatgcaatagtaaataatatatttcggagtTTAAACCAATCACAAAAAAGAATGGCTCGAACGATTTAGTTAATACATACGTTTCAGTACATTAAggcttttatttatcttactcACACAAGAATACACCAGAATCAAGAAAAAATTCTCGGTCAAAAATTATACACGAAcatctattattaaatataagttaaagaGAAACTTATCTGATATGTCTTACCTCCATCTTCCGGCTCCTGATCTTCAACAGTCCTTGCACCTTCTGGTAGATTGACCTTCAAACCTCTCATCCTAAAGAACTCTTTCACCAATTTCATAAAGTAGTTGGCGATCTCTGTCCATTCAGACAGAAAACCTCTTGGCTCGTTAGCAATCACATCCATGTCTTCAATACTAGTTAGATTGTTCACTGTTTCTTGATCTAATTTCACAAAACTAATCATTTTACTAGCTGCTATTGTTTCATTACTATTCATATCTCCAAATATTGTGCTCTTGGCTATTTTCAAGGCTTTGTATTTTACGCAAGAGAATGCCTCTCCCTTTATAAAGCAGCTGTCTTTCACGTAACGGAGGTATCTGTCCTCGGAACAGTTCATTTGTTTCAAagttaacaaaataacatttaataaaagaacatATTTGAAAtccatttcaatatttctgaaataaaaaaaaactatatacaatcattcaatttatattttcgtgtTTAGTAATATCTATTATGATCATTTAAAAACCCCTCTAAAATGtccatattttaatgattacattaatttaaagcaCAATAAAGCAGACAAtttcataacataaataagtttacACAGAATTAGttctgtataattaataaacaaggATCATAACCGCTGATCACCATATTGTTTTCACAAATATTTCgagtttcaaataaatgagAGAAGGTTCTATTTTAAGTAGAGTTTGAGCTTCGCAAATTATAACTTCACCCCTACCCGAATAACtacctttatttaaatgagttaTATTGGTACTAAATgagtattttgttaaagtaaaaatatcaatttataatgttgAAGACAAATGTTACATTAGATTGTTTTAAGGCTTTAGACTCTTACGTCAATTTATCAGGCATTTTCGAgtgaataacataaatttaaaacattattgtcTATTGAGAACAAGTTttagtgttaattttttacatgcttacatttaaacatctcactaatataacatttccatttaaatgagaAGTACTTCAATACACAATAAATTAACGTaagcttataataaaataaacaccaacttacttttatttcaagacACAAGACACTATTGatttaaaaggaattattccgattaatatttaacaacgtCAATGTTAACAGAATGATCTTAGATCAATGTCAAGAATACGGCCAGTAACGCTATTTAAATAACCCAATGGTAGCTACTACCATTACATGATCTGAATGATTTCATATCGACTAGAGAGTTTCCCGTGGCTTTACTtcaatgcaaataaaatttatataagaatttatatgaaaatgtaaaaatatttatatttttatcatttggcATTTACATATGCTGACACATTTGGTATCcacaaatataacttataatatattatttattgtgttttgctatgataattttataagattcgAACCCATTTTCAGAGAAAAAAGTTATtccatttaatttcaatacacAGACATACAAAAACCTGATGTGAATATGAGTCCTTACGTTCCGTAATTTAATACACCCTTGGTTTCTAACTTTATCCCGTATCACTTGCACTTTCTTACGTTACTACGGAAAAATCGAAATGCTCTCACCGTCAATCCAGGCAATGAACCAACATGAAACGTCATACCATATAGTTAGGCTTTTCGATCGAAATCtaaacatgtaaataaatatttgccacacattatcatatttttaacatattaattgcagctttttggttatttttttttttgttaatcctTATAACGTATCTCATGTAACTTCCCAAACAATAACAAGTTGTAATGTAgccattattataacaaattatacataagAAGACGAATCTATACACTAAGCGGCCTCGTGACTCTTATTTATTGTAGCAATTTAAGCATCGCATTTAAGTAGTATTTCGAGTATTTTAGAAGAATTCTGGCGATATTTCTCAAAtacttttgtaaattatagaGCTAAGCTTAAAAGCCGTTCTCGCAGTTTTTGTTCGAGATTTTTTGAGTAACGTAGTAAGTAACTAAtaaacgtttatatattaaattttaactctgacatttgttttttcataaatttaatttagtgcTGTACTTTTTGCtttcttttaacattattatattaaacctcTATGATTAACAGAAATAATTgatcaaaaataattcaatctaCTTCTGAAGATTCATAGAATTTAAAGTgagtacttttaatataattcgtcttagtattaataaaatcattacaataaaGAGGTTTTCTAGACTCCAATCGAGGAAAtcattaataaacttataattaataaattagtattttcatataataaatcagtaattaaataaatgcacTTATCAGATAACAAGTGCGATAAAAAACAGGAATAGGATCTGTACGGGTACTCCGATATCTTGATTGACTTCATTTACACaaagttaaaaagaaattcgCTCTgtcctataaaaatatcttgtcaaccatttatttaacttaaaaaaaatataaagatgaaCAGCCACATCCGGAATAAAACCACAAAcgaaacaatttattgttcCAAATTTTATGAGTCGACGCTTTCTTACTTTTCGACTAGGTTATTCATACCTATAGACTACGTGTCATTTATTCTTGATTACTACAGtacattaaagtttaaaatgttcatgatatactctatatttttaagaattataatataaaatactaatgtGAAAATTCCAGTACCATACCGTAATGTTTCGAAATCAAAACACATACTGATGTCAAAGGAAAAGGACTCCTTGAAGTAGGAATACTGCacggatttaattttaaatagtcaaAGATATATGAAGTAAATTATTCCGCTCTCTCAAATGTTTGCATCTTCATGTCAATGTTCAAATAAACTTACTCAATTTCCTCCACgatttattatcatatcagAATGAATAAATACACATATCAAATACAAACTCAGAGatacatttcaatttattttaccgagaaaagaatttaaagaatttttattactttacaataatattagaaCGTATCCCGGCCTGCGCAATTTGATATGCTACGTTAAAAAACGTATAATACAAATCTTACAATACACTTTGTTTAATTACATGGTATAATACCAAGGTTCATCTGTACATAAAATTGCGTTTCAGTCAGTAAATTCTGACCTCATCAAGTTTTTATTCCAAAACAAATCACAAAAgctaagaaaatttaaatgaaaattattgtaagttgtacaaaaaaaatgtacaaccACTTATATAATCGTGTAAATTTCCACATATGTAACTTTCCTTTCATCCAGTTCTTCCATTCAACCAACATTTCATCCTGTCATTCAAAGCGTGCGGTGTAATTGAAGAAAAGGtgcatttaaatgtttctagtaatttatctatagtaaACGTGATATTATGTAGTTgtctacataaatataatttgttttacacACTTTTACTTTACTTCTACTGTTTcactttcttttttaaagcttttatattttaatataatgacttACTTagttatacttaaatttgtaaaCTTCATGAAATGTCAATTAAAGTGATGAATGTTaagtaatttcaataaaaaaaaattaatagaccAAGATTAGGTGAGTTTGACAAATCCTGTATTGCTATCCTTCTTTGATACTTATTTCAAAACCTTTTTTCTCAGCCCTTTAAACATACGTATATCACAATTGATAAGTTTTGAAAatcatgaataattaaaattattttattaaacaataatatttacaacccAAAAACATATGGTTGAAACTGAATTCtatgattttatatgaaaatataataaaagtaaataccAATTGATAACAGTTACAGATTTTtcgcaataaaattttattgcaataaactCAGGGTTTGTAAACGGTTGGAATTTAATATGATACATTGCTATGttgatttatatgaataataaagtaaatacaaatactatTAGATTGTttcctattaaataaatctaaaacaaaCACATAACCATAGATTGCATTTTAGGCACTACAGATTGTTCGTAAAACAATGAaagaacagaataaaaatagcgGCAATAAGTTTATTAAGGGTGAAATATAGTCCAATAACATAAGACTGGCAACGTAATACAACAAATGACACAACTTTTGCTGAGTTCGATTTGTtgccaaaaaataaatgagtctTGGCAAACGATTGTGCAGTTCAGGCAACACAGAGGTACTATCACGGAGTATCAGAGGTTAAAGTGAAGTGTGAATCTTACGTCACATCCAATTAGTTTTATTGGAAGCAATTGTTAATTTCTTCTATGACTATTGATCTCCGTTTCtaaagtacatatatgtagttttaataaaatatttatgaatatcaaATATCTTTAAGTTTTAgcccaaaatataatatagtttaagtTATCCAATAATCAAGAAGTATGAgccacatttaatattttgggtTCGAAACTTGTGTAAGATACTGTTTATAtccataataattttgtgtatCGGAATTTATTGTCTTCCAtaagtatgttttaattttaaaggcaGCGAAGCTTAAATAtacttcaattaatttatattaaataccatCAGTATTTCGAATTGGtccaaaaataacaataaaagcgATATTTTGTAAGACTGACTAGATGTTAGTAATTCTTTCAAGCAAAAATTATaagcagatttttttaaaaaagaattcaaatatttttcgccaaagaaacataaaaatacgatAGCTAAAGCAATCCCGTAAACTAAATACTTAATAGaaacatttagatttttttcaaaaggTACCTAtatctcattaaaaattttcacaatCGTTTAAGGAAGCTTCAATAATAAGaccaaacatataaaattcacttaaaatataatttatactaaaattataattaaatttaaagataattatgaaataagcGGAGTCAAAGAGAATCCTAAATGGGTACTTAATGTTACTTAATGATTACAATAGAAAcataatgtacaaaatatgaaaatctGGTAATTTTATtcgacaaatttaaaataaagctgAAAAAGGAAATTGCagaaaattgatatattaatcaattagTACGATATGATAACACTTTATTAGGAGTTTGAGAACGACTAAtccaaataaacaaaatgtatcagacaagaaaaactaaataagcAGCTTTTTTAGGTGtgctcattataataattgacaaTAAAGGTATCGGTACATTAAAAGATCCCTCTTGTCGATTGTTATTTCCACTATGGAATGGAGGACATCCTCTCTTCTTCCCGTTCTATAAATGCCAGAGTTCGCCCTCAGGCCTCCAACGTCTTCTCATTTCAACACACGTTATTTATCAGCAATATTCTGGTATTTAGAACACCAATTCACCTAGTCCCCTTACCGGATGATTCCGAAGATTAAACCTGAAGTGAgtctgaaaattaaaatatgtaatcccttaaaaataaaatacatcctTAAATCTCTACTAAAAGTCAAACTCCCCTAATAATGTGACATCCTTATTTATAAGATCTGTATACTTCGAGTTTTTTCGTTAATCGTCAGTAAACTGCAGATGTTACAACATTAATTATGAGCATAGTCGCAGGGTAGATCAGGAATTCCGATATTCAACTTCCAACTACAGTCCCACATTTCAGGAAATAATTTTGTCTCAAAAGATctgttaaaagattttaaaactaccATACCACATTCAAACTCACTCGTCACTAAATTGGATGTCTAGTTCCCGTTCTCTTATCCTAGACAGGTAACTACCTAAAGAAACATTGCTTAAAggcaaaattaatgtaaaagagACATAAATACCCCCGTAGACTTCCTAACTATACACACCTACAACACCTTCCATTGGAAGTTTCACTGGAAGTCCAAGGTCACAACCTCTAAAAGACACTCTTTGGACGGAAGTATATCTCTGAGTCCTTCAGGTCTGAATTTAAGGCATTGTCCAAATAGAACAACCGCAAAACGAATTGGGGTTAACAGCTATAGTTAcgacaaaaaagaaatgtgCAAAATGTTTGTGAGCCATGTGATATGATTTAATAACGCCAGTGAACACAATGGAGAGACGTCATGGTAAAGTATTTACTATTgcctaaaaatataacagtctATCTATATGAGGTATTAACAAAGGAAGTCTGTAgtgaaggttttatttattggttcTATCGAGTCCCTGTGAcacaaaaaatacatgaacgttaaaataaatgagaccTTAATACATCTAATGTTAGTTACATTagttacaatataaacatGGTTGTATTTTTGCAAATCGAAAATGATATGAatactgttatattaaattcaactgAAAGATCTATCttcagattttaaaaatgccaaattgtgatatttaaaCTGTCTGAAATCTATATCATTATCATTTCATGAAcattgcaaatatttatatctgtatagACGAgtacataaatctttttaaatgtttcaaatgTATAAGATAACTACAACTATATACCATAAGATATTTAACtagtaaaataagtaataattatcaaacatTGCAACAGCCCCGAAGCATAAATAGAGTTAAATTGTTTGATACTTGGCAACTCAATGGCCTAATTGGGTATACGATGGATATAGTGGAGTCTTTAGATCCTTCAGAACCCTTCTGAAAACTGACAGCCCAATCTCAATTACTTACTTCCGCTTTTGTAAAAAGAGCATGTTTCGCTTACACAAGAATATTTCAtggaaatttattacatttatatttaatagctaATCATTTTCTCTTTTcttatgtattgttattttaaaataaaaaatttataaacaaaaaaatttaacttctaatataataaaagcttttttcAGTTTTGACACAAATACTTGTAGTCTTGGTTTTAATGATTGCTTGCCATGGAAAAAATTATCGGACGCCAGTGATCCGTTATCCCAAGGACACAAATTTTTGGGCGactgatttttttgttaaaggatgccgaaattttattcaaaaatgtcCAGCTATGTACAAGTAA
Proteins encoded:
- the LOC116774904 gene encoding uncharacterized protein LOC116774904, producing the protein MDFKYVLLLNVILLTLKQMNCSEDRYLRYVKDSCFIKGEAFSCVKYKALKIAKSTIFGDMNSNETIAASKMISFVKLDQETVNNLTSIEDMDVIANEPRGFLSEWTEIANYFMKLVKEFFRMRGLKVNLPEGARTVEDQEPEDGGRGKKKKLAVMIPLLNLMATMKTKMLLIPILMAVMMIKKLLLIAALLVPSLLSTLKACKHHHPMTHYSYFGTDASDYNSEYSNSYSYGSGGGYGKDWPTNRAYSVPKHRTPSPVYITAPGTA
- the LOC116774804 gene encoding uncharacterized protein LOC116774804, which codes for MERRHVLTQILVVLVLMIACHGKNYRTPVIRYPKDTNFWATDFFVKGCRNFIQKCPAMYKVQHICARNYNGVYRNFPNYCQMQYENCNTWRNWRVFKRERC